From the genome of Streptomyces sp. NBC_00659, one region includes:
- a CDS encoding calcium-binding protein — MRIRATVAAVSGALALSALAVPAAQADGHGSLASMTPSTSKITPFTGSTPADEVVGDTKITGVTVNSGKDIVVGTTQKKTFTISVSATDPTGIYDGYAMLWHGSDLDNVDGAIVPDAEMGTCTATGATTGTCKVTVIADPNDNIYANILAGTWKVWAGAMGNDGDYTIIDAYKTARVQRASTLTVNAAPEPVKKGKTVTVTGKLSRANWDDLQYHGYTGQPVKLQFRKKTSSTYTTLKTVKTDSSGNLKTTTTATVDGYFRYSFAGTSTTPAVSAAGDYVDVQ, encoded by the coding sequence TGCCGGCCGCGCAGGCGGACGGCCATGGGTCGCTCGCCTCGATGACGCCGTCCACCTCGAAGATCACGCCGTTCACCGGCTCCACGCCCGCGGACGAGGTCGTCGGCGACACCAAGATCACCGGTGTCACCGTGAACAGCGGCAAGGACATCGTCGTCGGCACCACCCAGAAGAAGACCTTCACCATCTCGGTGTCGGCCACCGACCCGACCGGCATCTACGACGGCTACGCCATGCTGTGGCACGGCTCGGACCTGGACAACGTCGACGGCGCGATCGTCCCGGACGCCGAGATGGGCACCTGCACCGCCACCGGCGCCACCACCGGGACCTGCAAGGTCACGGTCATCGCCGACCCGAACGACAACATCTACGCCAACATCCTGGCCGGTACCTGGAAGGTGTGGGCCGGCGCCATGGGCAACGACGGTGACTACACCATCATCGACGCCTACAAGACCGCCCGGGTGCAGCGCGCCTCCACGCTGACGGTCAACGCCGCGCCGGAGCCGGTGAAGAAGGGCAAGACCGTCACGGTCACCGGCAAGCTGTCCCGCGCCAACTGGGACGACCTCCAGTACCACGGCTACACGGGCCAGCCGGTGAAGCTGCAGTTCCGCAAGAAGACCAGCAGCACCTACACCACGCTGAAGACGGTCAAGACGGACAGCTCCGGCAACCTGAAGACCACCACGACGGCCACCGTCGACGGTTACTTCCGCTACAGCTTCGCGGGCACCTCGACCACCCCGGCCGTCAGCGCCGCGGGTGACTACGTCGACGTGCAGTAA